One Natrinema longum genomic window carries:
- a CDS encoding VOC family protein, whose product MPNESQNPVTAERPDSPVQTTGTDHITIWGSNEADTIEFYQDLLGMPLVLRQPNLDDPSQTHLFFDTGDGRILTFFVSDDRPSNQRGQRGGTGAVHHLCFSVDPDDYENTMQALEDAGHQYNVFDRGIFHSIYTTDNNGLVIELSTDKYEVPDDRRGEVLAKAQELREEDGAEYAKDEHLRGAIEALGLELVEHELPDASAGVGGVE is encoded by the coding sequence ATGCCTAACGAATCACAGAACCCAGTTACAGCAGAGCGACCCGACAGCCCAGTCCAGACGACGGGGACCGACCACATCACCATCTGGGGGAGCAACGAAGCGGACACGATCGAGTTCTATCAGGACCTCCTCGGGATGCCGCTGGTCCTTCGCCAGCCGAACCTCGACGACCCCTCGCAGACGCACCTCTTCTTCGACACGGGCGACGGTCGCATCCTGACGTTCTTCGTCAGCGACGACCGCCCGTCGAACCAGCGGGGCCAGCGCGGCGGGACCGGTGCCGTCCACCACCTCTGTTTCAGCGTCGATCCCGACGACTACGAGAACACCATGCAGGCACTCGAGGACGCGGGCCACCAGTACAACGTCTTCGACCGGGGTATCTTCCACTCGATCTACACCACGGACAACAACGGCCTCGTGATCGAACTCTCGACGGACAAGTACGAGGTGCCCGACGACCGCCGGGGCGAGGTCCTCGCCAAGGCTCAAGAGCTCCGCGAGGAAGACGGCGCAGAGTACGCCAAAGACGAGCACCTCCGGGGTGCCATCGAAGCGCTGGGCCTCGAACTCGTCGAACACGAGCTCCCCGACGCCAGCGCCGGCGTCGGTGGTGTCGAATGA
- a CDS encoding alpha/beta hydrolase, whose product MSAADRVEGPHQGQQLVTGGTDLADAEAALVCTHGRGATARGMVQMAEEFHRDGVAVLAPQAARQTWYPNSFLAPVERNEPGRSSGLRAIADAISRANRAGIPTERIMLIGFSQGACLASEYLVRNPRRYGGLAALSGGLIGEELDDEYPGDLEGTPVFLGCSDVDPHIPEERVHDTADVLESMNADVTKRLYEGMGHGINDDEMAVVSEMVAALLE is encoded by the coding sequence ATGAGCGCGGCCGACCGCGTCGAGGGCCCACATCAGGGCCAGCAACTCGTCACGGGCGGGACCGATCTCGCGGACGCCGAGGCGGCGCTCGTGTGCACCCACGGTCGCGGTGCGACCGCCCGCGGAATGGTCCAGATGGCCGAGGAGTTCCATCGGGACGGCGTCGCGGTCCTCGCCCCGCAGGCGGCCCGCCAGACCTGGTATCCCAACTCGTTTCTCGCACCCGTCGAGCGAAACGAGCCCGGCCGGTCGTCGGGGCTACGGGCCATCGCCGACGCGATCAGCCGGGCCAACCGGGCCGGGATCCCGACCGAGCGGATCATGCTGATCGGCTTCTCACAGGGTGCCTGTCTGGCCAGCGAATACCTCGTCCGCAACCCGCGACGCTACGGCGGGCTGGCCGCGTTGAGCGGCGGCCTCATCGGCGAGGAACTCGACGACGAGTATCCCGGCGATCTCGAGGGGACGCCGGTCTTCCTCGGGTGTAGCGACGTCGATCCCCACATTCCAGAAGAGCGGGTTCACGACACCGCCGACGTCCTCGAGTCGATGAACGCCGACGTAACGAAGCGCCTCTACGAGGGGATGGGCCACGGGATCAACGACGACGAGATGGCGGTCGTCTCCGAGATGGTCGCGGCGCTGCTCGAGTAA
- a CDS encoding nitrite/sulfite reductase: MAHKKEALKEGCYGDEVRDHILEFAENGGYEAIPEDERETWFTRFKFWGLFHQRDGQESYFMMRLTNASGILEPDQLRTIGEVARDYATGPVENPEFGNGWIDLTTRQSVQLHWLELEDVPEIWEKLESVGVHSRSAGGDTMRNISGCPLHGKAEEFVEAGPLLERFEEELRTDDALANMPRKFNISASGCTVGCAQDSINDIGFEPATKEIDGESVRGFNVRIGGGLGGRQPRAATPLDVFVRPEHAYEVGRGFVELYHDYGDRQNRSKNRARFFAEDWGMEKIRETLQDEYVEFEMHTAGEDFREEYTYNAGQPVEAGQHDHVGVGDQKDGQHYVGLSVPVGRLPAEDAIELADLADEYGSGEIRLTRRQNPVVVDVAADDLEGLLAEPLLSEYPAEPSPFERGAMACTGTEFCSIALTETKGRMARMLRWFNENVELPDDVGKIKMHYSGCTADCGQAMTADIGLQGMRARKDGEMVEAFDIGVGGGVGEDPSFIDWVQQRVPADEAPGAIRNLLQAYAAHRACETPAESRADGGAVRGQTFRQWVDATGTEQLVEFCEPQETDFEAPYMADAKQSWYPFAEGESAPTPAAEESAAPSDD; encoded by the coding sequence ATGGCGCATAAGAAAGAGGCACTCAAGGAGGGCTGTTACGGCGACGAGGTCCGCGACCACATCCTCGAGTTCGCGGAAAACGGTGGCTACGAGGCGATTCCCGAGGACGAACGCGAAACGTGGTTCACCCGGTTCAAGTTCTGGGGACTGTTCCACCAGCGCGACGGACAGGAATCGTATTTCATGATGCGGCTGACCAATGCCAGCGGTATCTTGGAGCCCGACCAGTTGCGGACGATCGGCGAGGTCGCCCGCGACTACGCGACGGGTCCCGTCGAAAACCCCGAGTTCGGCAACGGCTGGATCGACCTGACGACCCGCCAGTCCGTCCAACTACACTGGCTCGAACTCGAGGACGTCCCGGAAATCTGGGAGAAACTCGAGTCGGTCGGCGTCCATTCTCGCTCTGCGGGCGGTGACACGATGCGCAACATCTCGGGCTGTCCGCTCCACGGGAAGGCCGAGGAGTTCGTCGAAGCCGGCCCCCTGCTCGAGCGCTTCGAGGAGGAGCTCCGCACGGACGACGCGCTCGCGAACATGCCCCGGAAGTTCAACATCAGCGCGTCGGGCTGTACGGTCGGCTGCGCGCAGGATTCGATCAACGACATCGGGTTCGAACCGGCGACGAAGGAGATCGATGGGGAGTCCGTGCGGGGCTTCAACGTCCGCATCGGCGGTGGGCTCGGCGGTCGCCAACCCCGCGCCGCGACGCCGCTTGACGTCTTCGTCCGCCCGGAACACGCCTACGAGGTCGGTCGTGGCTTCGTCGAACTCTACCACGATTACGGCGACCGACAGAACCGCTCGAAGAATCGGGCGCGATTCTTCGCCGAGGACTGGGGCATGGAGAAGATCCGGGAGACGCTCCAGGACGAGTACGTCGAGTTCGAAATGCACACGGCGGGCGAGGACTTCCGGGAGGAGTACACCTACAACGCTGGGCAACCCGTCGAGGCCGGCCAGCACGACCACGTCGGGGTCGGCGATCAGAAAGACGGGCAACACTACGTCGGCCTGAGCGTTCCCGTCGGTCGGCTGCCCGCCGAGGACGCGATCGAACTGGCCGACCTCGCCGACGAGTACGGCTCCGGCGAGATCCGGCTTACCCGCCGCCAGAACCCCGTCGTCGTCGACGTCGCCGCCGACGACCTCGAGGGCCTGCTCGCGGAACCACTGCTCTCCGAGTACCCCGCCGAACCCAGTCCGTTCGAGCGCGGCGCGATGGCCTGTACCGGCACCGAGTTCTGTTCGATCGCGCTGACGGAAACGAAAGGGCGGATGGCTCGCATGCTGCGCTGGTTCAACGAGAACGTCGAACTGCCCGACGACGTCGGCAAGATCAAGATGCACTACTCCGGGTGCACCGCGGACTGCGGACAGGCGATGACCGCCGACATCGGCCTGCAAGGAATGCGCGCCCGCAAGGACGGCGAGATGGTCGAAGCGTTCGACATCGGCGTCGGCGGCGGCGTCGGCGAGGACCCCTCGTTCATCGACTGGGTCCAACAGCGCGTGCCAGCCGACGAGGCACCCGGTGCGATCCGGAACCTCCTCCAGGCCTACGCCGCCCACCGGGCGTGCGAGACTCCGGCGGAGTCTCGAGCGGACGGCGGAGCCGTCCGGGGGCAGACGTTCCGCCAGTGGGTCGATGCGACCGGTACCGAACAGCTCGTCGAGTTCTGCGAGCCCCAGGAGACCGACTTCGAGGCACCGTACATGGCCGACGCCAAACAGTCGTGGTACCCCTTCGCGGAGGGCGAGTCCGCACCGACTCCGGCGGCCGAGGAGTCGGCGGCACCGTCGGACGACTAG
- the nasA gene encoding assimilatory nitrate reductase NasA → MRCAVGCGHVQRTPERGYGLETVRGDPSHPVTQGLACQRGVSETAEPAGEWLTRPLVREDGELVPTTWESALQRAAEGLGTALEAGRDSVAVLGSGQQTNEAAYALGKLARGGFGTRYYDANTTLCMASAVTAYYDAFGSDAPPPTYDDIPEAETHVVWGANPAAAHPVMFRWIRQSADEDDSELVVVDPVHSETAEVADHHVPLEPGGDLTLARAVLARVVETDRVDEAFVDEATTGFEELRAELPDAAAAAEMAGVSMADVDRLAAALEDPSVLYWGMGINQSVNGTAAAGALIDLCLATGNLRPGSGPFSLTGQANSMGTRVCSSKGSWPGHRPFADPDHRREIAEAWDVPVSRFPDDPGPGPVGIVDAIGDDVDAVYAVATNPVAGMPDATHVRDKLEDSFLVVQDAFRSETVEYADVVLPATTWGESEGTTTNMERTVSRVRAATKTPSGVRTDLELIDQLADRLRPELFDDRLEPEAVFDEFVALTAGTPADLSGISYDRLEAETAVRWPAPEPDVSGGYRYYEADGNDPADDGDESAPEPIDESWSFHTPSGRARFSSGEARPLPEPTDESYPFTLTTARRPDAYNTGVRTRKDEPPTARVSPATAAAFADELETMADGDEGQYARVVSRRASVAARIEVDEAIPDGVVWLPIHHPDVNDLTLPDADPRSNEPNFKQCAVRLEPPHDRDVRAVAEASA, encoded by the coding sequence ATGCGGTGTGCAGTCGGGTGTGGGCACGTCCAGCGGACCCCCGAGCGGGGATACGGGCTCGAGACCGTCCGCGGCGATCCCAGCCATCCGGTCACCCAGGGGCTGGCGTGTCAGCGCGGCGTCAGCGAGACCGCCGAGCCGGCCGGCGAGTGGCTGACCCGGCCGCTCGTGCGCGAGGACGGCGAACTCGTGCCGACGACCTGGGAGTCGGCGCTCCAGCGCGCAGCGGAAGGGCTCGGCACCGCACTCGAGGCGGGTCGCGATAGCGTCGCCGTACTGGGGAGCGGGCAACAGACCAACGAGGCCGCCTACGCGCTGGGAAAACTCGCCCGTGGCGGCTTCGGAACCCGGTACTACGACGCCAACACGACGCTGTGTATGGCCTCGGCCGTCACGGCCTACTACGACGCGTTCGGCAGCGACGCGCCGCCGCCGACCTACGACGACATCCCCGAGGCCGAAACACACGTGGTCTGGGGAGCGAACCCGGCCGCCGCCCATCCGGTCATGTTCCGCTGGATTCGGCAGTCCGCGGACGAGGACGACTCCGAGCTCGTCGTGGTCGACCCCGTCCACAGCGAGACCGCCGAGGTCGCCGACCACCACGTGCCACTCGAGCCCGGCGGCGACCTCACGCTCGCTCGAGCCGTCCTCGCCCGCGTCGTCGAGACCGACCGCGTCGACGAGGCGTTCGTCGACGAGGCGACGACCGGGTTCGAGGAACTCCGCGCGGAACTCCCCGACGCGGCGGCTGCCGCCGAGATGGCGGGCGTTTCGATGGCCGACGTCGACCGCCTCGCGGCGGCGCTCGAGGATCCGTCCGTGCTCTACTGGGGAATGGGAATCAATCAGAGCGTCAACGGGACTGCAGCCGCGGGCGCGCTGATCGATCTGTGTCTCGCGACCGGCAACCTCCGGCCGGGCTCGGGACCGTTCTCGCTGACCGGCCAGGCCAATTCGATGGGGACCCGGGTTTGCTCCTCGAAAGGGAGCTGGCCCGGTCACCGTCCCTTCGCGGATCCGGACCACCGGCGGGAGATCGCCGAGGCGTGGGACGTTCCAGTCTCGCGGTTCCCCGACGATCCCGGGCCGGGACCGGTCGGTATCGTCGACGCGATCGGCGACGATGTCGATGCCGTCTACGCGGTCGCAACCAATCCCGTCGCCGGGATGCCCGACGCCACGCACGTCCGCGACAAACTCGAGGACTCGTTTCTCGTCGTCCAGGACGCCTTCCGAAGCGAGACGGTCGAGTACGCCGACGTCGTCCTGCCCGCCACGACGTGGGGCGAGTCCGAGGGGACGACGACCAACATGGAACGGACCGTCTCCCGGGTCCGGGCGGCGACGAAGACGCCGTCGGGCGTTCGAACGGACCTCGAGTTGATCGACCAGTTGGCCGATCGCCTCCGTCCGGAGCTGTTCGACGACCGACTCGAGCCCGAGGCAGTCTTCGACGAGTTCGTCGCGCTGACGGCCGGCACCCCTGCCGATCTCTCGGGAATCAGCTACGACCGCCTCGAGGCCGAGACCGCGGTTCGCTGGCCGGCACCGGAACCCGACGTGTCGGGTGGCTACCGGTACTACGAGGCCGACGGTAACGACCCGGCGGACGACGGGGACGAATCCGCCCCCGAGCCGATCGACGAATCGTGGTCGTTCCACACCCCCTCGGGCCGGGCGCGGTTCTCGTCCGGCGAGGCCCGGCCGCTTCCGGAGCCGACGGACGAATCGTACCCGTTTACGCTGACGACCGCGCGCCGCCCGGACGCGTACAACACCGGCGTTCGGACCCGTAAGGACGAGCCGCCGACGGCTCGGGTCAGCCCGGCGACGGCGGCTGCCTTCGCGGACGAACTCGAGACGATGGCGGACGGAGACGAGGGACAGTACGCTCGCGTCGTCTCCCGTCGGGCATCGGTCGCGGCCCGCATCGAGGTCGACGAGGCGATCCCCGACGGGGTCGTCTGGCTGCCGATCCACCACCCCGACGTCAACGATCTCACGCTCCCCGACGCCGATCCCCGCTCGAACGAACCCAACTTCAAACAGTGTGCGGTGCGCCTCGAACCACCCCACGACCGGGACGTCAGGGCGGTCGCGGAAGCGAGTGCCTGA
- the tatC gene encoding twin-arginine translocase subunit TatC has product MSDEPVDDREVEGPTEPREGPDGRPPAAADGETPSLETDGEGVVGDRHSPEPTYPDSDDDIGGISTPPDDEEMPLADHIEEMVLRLAVVLLFGAGGTAIGLLGASQAIEYVWFSVFPAGGNAPPPHLYNPLELWLTRIKISSLLGIMVALPAFVYECYLFMRPGLYPNERKYYLAAVPTSVVLAAGGMLFSYVLVLPILFEYFTYYAEGSAEIAYALGETFNLIITLTGFLAIVFQIPLFIMLAIMMGVTTRRWLAQKRLYFWAAFAGLSFMFTIDPTMMAPILVAVTMILLFEGTLLVLKWVGRE; this is encoded by the coding sequence ATGTCGGACGAGCCGGTGGACGACCGCGAGGTCGAGGGACCCACGGAGCCACGCGAGGGTCCCGACGGGCGACCGCCAGCCGCTGCTGACGGAGAGACTCCCAGCCTCGAGACCGACGGCGAGGGCGTCGTCGGCGACCGGCACAGTCCCGAGCCGACCTATCCCGACTCCGACGACGATATCGGCGGCATTTCGACGCCGCCCGACGACGAGGAGATGCCCCTGGCCGACCACATCGAGGAGATGGTCCTCCGGCTGGCGGTCGTCCTCCTGTTCGGTGCCGGCGGGACGGCGATCGGTCTGTTGGGCGCGTCCCAGGCCATCGAATACGTCTGGTTTAGCGTCTTCCCGGCCGGCGGTAATGCCCCGCCACCTCACCTCTACAATCCGCTCGAGCTGTGGCTCACCCGGATCAAGATCTCGTCGCTGCTGGGGATCATGGTCGCGTTGCCGGCGTTCGTCTACGAGTGTTACCTGTTCATGCGGCCGGGGCTGTACCCCAACGAGCGCAAGTACTACCTCGCGGCCGTGCCCACGAGCGTCGTGCTGGCGGCGGGCGGGATGTTGTTCTCCTACGTGCTCGTGTTGCCGATCCTCTTCGAGTACTTCACGTACTACGCCGAGGGAAGTGCGGAAATCGCGTACGCGCTGGGCGAAACGTTCAACCTGATCATCACGCTGACCGGCTTTCTCGCGATCGTCTTCCAGATTCCGCTCTTTATCATGCTGGCGATCATGATGGGCGTGACGACCCGCCGCTGGCTCGCTCAGAAGCGGCTGTACTTCTGGGCGGCCTTCGCCGGGCTCTCGTTTATGTTCACGATCGACCCGACGATGATGGCTCCCATCCTCGTCGCCGTCACGATGATCCTGTTGTTCGAGGGGACGTTGCTGGTCCTCAAGTGGGTCGGCCGAGAGTAG
- a CDS encoding twin-arginine translocase subunit TatC, producing the protein MSSAVDEDTARALNSGRETIGALLSGAQQHLQKVFIVFLLGFVGSFYALRIVVWDFLKATTESQMGQDIAEATDVITRTPFEVILLQAKIGMIVGIIVALPALLFFSRKALRRRGYTSVVPISKGYIAGFVVMALALFMAGVVYAYSIFFPYAFAFLAGNAVSAGVKPSFGITEFTEFMALLTLSFGLAAQLPLVMGALSYTEVIPFETFRDKWRYAVVGIVIFGALFSPPDPFTQVMWATPMVILYVFSLGLAKVVTNVRRRGAAKSAGTGTEHVKRRLLQFGGVLAAATLTIALAVNQGGFGYLHESVYPLFPSRLRPGTTGLETFALEHGHLGELAVGLVVAAVVGFLVLLGYTIYVLQQPVYPREDDVRRADSHDDIDFETLEAEDIEDVSTQVFRTMSEEQALEYSRQAMYDDDRAKAEAILDRFDTIQESMAGEDGAGDGDTAGGASTGGAAADDEGGLFASTAAGMLDPFTEDETTEDDIGGYAYDIAFILNSLTSKVFRIVGLFMVVMGGTFFWLYSGGLGDVLRLFLDRVPRELLVEVVEEDINLSELNDTEYLTEVINELDIVVALHPVEVLIFEAKVSALAGLIAVVPVALFYAWPAAKERGLVYGDRRTFLVWGGGLLAGFAVGTYLGFFWVAPSIISYLISDGLRNGMVISYRIKSFFWLVIFTTVGIGFLLNIIVTMALFHVGGIVSYRTMLERWRPVVVGIFVLAAFFSPKGILMMLIFSIPIALTYLIGLAVLYVLTAGGRLFGGGGDGTATDLDADDDTGATVVD; encoded by the coding sequence ATGAGTTCTGCCGTCGACGAGGATACAGCCCGGGCCCTCAACAGCGGCCGAGAGACGATCGGCGCACTCCTCTCTGGTGCTCAGCAACACCTCCAGAAAGTGTTCATCGTCTTCCTCCTGGGCTTCGTCGGCTCCTTCTACGCGCTTCGGATCGTCGTCTGGGACTTCCTCAAGGCGACGACGGAGTCCCAGATGGGGCAGGATATCGCGGAGGCGACCGACGTCATCACACGGACGCCCTTCGAGGTGATCCTGCTCCAGGCCAAGATCGGGATGATCGTGGGGATCATCGTCGCGCTCCCCGCCTTGCTCTTTTTCTCACGGAAGGCACTCCGTCGGCGGGGGTATACCAGCGTCGTCCCGATTTCGAAAGGCTACATCGCAGGCTTCGTGGTGATGGCGCTGGCCCTGTTCATGGCGGGTGTCGTCTACGCCTACAGCATCTTCTTCCCGTACGCGTTCGCGTTCCTCGCGGGGAACGCAGTCAGTGCCGGCGTCAAACCGAGCTTCGGCATCACCGAGTTCACCGAGTTCATGGCGCTGTTGACGCTCTCCTTTGGCCTCGCCGCCCAGCTCCCGCTGGTGATGGGGGCACTGTCCTATACCGAAGTCATTCCCTTCGAAACGTTCCGTGACAAGTGGCGATACGCCGTCGTCGGGATCGTCATCTTCGGGGCCCTGTTCTCGCCGCCGGACCCGTTCACACAGGTCATGTGGGCGACCCCGATGGTCATCCTCTACGTCTTCAGTCTCGGACTGGCCAAGGTGGTCACCAACGTCCGGCGACGCGGCGCAGCGAAATCCGCCGGGACGGGGACCGAACACGTCAAGCGCCGCCTCCTCCAGTTCGGTGGCGTCCTCGCTGCGGCCACCTTGACGATCGCGCTGGCCGTCAACCAGGGCGGCTTTGGCTACCTCCACGAATCGGTCTACCCGCTGTTCCCCTCGCGGCTTCGACCCGGGACGACCGGACTCGAGACGTTCGCGCTCGAACACGGCCACCTCGGCGAGCTCGCGGTCGGCCTGGTCGTCGCCGCCGTCGTGGGCTTTCTCGTCCTGCTTGGCTACACGATCTACGTGCTCCAGCAGCCGGTCTACCCCCGCGAGGACGACGTTCGACGGGCCGACAGCCACGACGACATCGATTTCGAGACGCTCGAGGCCGAGGACATCGAGGACGTTTCGACGCAGGTCTTCCGGACGATGAGCGAAGAGCAGGCCCTCGAGTACTCCCGGCAGGCCATGTACGACGACGACCGGGCGAAAGCCGAGGCGATCCTCGATCGCTTCGATACGATACAGGAGTCCATGGCCGGCGAGGACGGAGCGGGAGACGGCGACACGGCGGGCGGGGCGAGTACTGGCGGGGCCGCCGCGGACGACGAAGGGGGTCTCTTCGCGAGCACCGCCGCTGGGATGCTCGATCCGTTCACCGAAGACGAGACCACCGAAGACGACATCGGCGGCTACGCCTACGATATCGCCTTTATCCTCAACAGCCTCACCTCGAAGGTGTTCCGCATCGTCGGGCTGTTCATGGTCGTCATGGGCGGGACCTTCTTCTGGCTCTACTCGGGCGGTCTCGGGGACGTCCTCAGGCTCTTCCTCGATCGAGTTCCACGGGAGTTGCTCGTCGAGGTCGTCGAGGAAGACATCAATCTGAGCGAATTGAACGATACCGAGTATCTCACCGAGGTCATCAACGAACTGGACATCGTCGTCGCCTTGCACCCCGTCGAAGTGCTCATCTTCGAGGCGAAGGTGAGCGCGCTCGCCGGCCTCATCGCCGTGGTACCGGTGGCGCTGTTCTACGCCTGGCCGGCCGCCAAGGAGCGCGGACTGGTCTACGGCGACCGCCGGACGTTCCTCGTCTGGGGCGGCGGTCTACTCGCCGGTTTCGCCGTCGGGACCTACCTCGGGTTCTTCTGGGTCGCGCCGTCGATCATCTCGTATCTGATCTCGGATGGGCTCCGCAACGGGATGGTCATCTCCTACCGGATCAAGAGCTTCTTCTGGCTCGTGATCTTCACCACCGTCGGAATCGGCTTCCTGCTGAACATCATCGTCACGATGGCGCTGTTCCACGTCGGCGGCATCGTCAGCTACCGCACGATGCTCGAGCGCTGGCGGCCGGTCGTCGTCGGGATCTTCGTCCTCGCGGCCTTCTTCAGCCCGAAGGGGATCCTCATGATGCTGATCTTCTCGATCCCGATCGCGCTGACGTACCTGATCGGCCTCGCCGTCCTCTACGTCCTGACCGCCGGCGGACGGCTGTTCGGCGGTGGCGGTGATGGAACGGCAACGGACCTCGACGCGGACGACGACACCGGAGCCACTGTCGTCGACTAG
- a CDS encoding CopG family transcriptional regulator, giving the protein MPKISVEIPQELLDDLDDHVGDDGKFVNRSDAIRSSIRKNLDILDEIDKRHDRLGDQEYSSN; this is encoded by the coding sequence ATGCCCAAGATCAGCGTCGAAATCCCACAGGAACTCCTCGACGACCTGGACGACCACGTCGGTGACGACGGCAAGTTCGTCAATCGCAGCGACGCCATCCGATCCTCGATCCGCAAAAACCTGGATATCTTAGACGAGATCGACAAACGCCACGACCGCCTCGGGGATCAGGAGTATAGTAGCAACTGA
- a CDS encoding 23S rRNA (uridine(2552)-2'-O)-methyltransferase, which produces MTGRDHYYNKAKQEGYRSRAAYKLKQLDQLENVIDSGDTVVDLGAAPGGWLEVAAEEVGPNGNVIGVDFQRIKDFEDHDNVETLRGDMTEDKTRDRVVDAAGGPVDVVVSDMAPNMSGEYSLDQARSLHLARQAFETALELLDSGGDFVVKVFEGPDVDDFRADVEEEFQYVRATSPKASRDESSEVYFIGKGRLTATVRPGDELEVEIESVGNEGDGIASIDGYRLFVPGTEEGETVAVRVEDVKPNFGFAQRIDEE; this is translated from the coding sequence ATGACAGGTCGAGACCACTACTACAACAAAGCGAAGCAGGAAGGGTACCGCTCTCGAGCGGCCTACAAGCTCAAACAGCTCGACCAGCTCGAGAACGTCATCGACAGCGGCGACACCGTCGTCGACCTGGGTGCGGCTCCCGGCGGCTGGCTCGAGGTCGCCGCCGAGGAGGTCGGCCCCAACGGAAACGTCATCGGCGTCGACTTCCAGCGGATCAAGGACTTCGAGGACCACGACAACGTCGAGACGCTCCGCGGGGACATGACCGAAGACAAGACCCGCGACCGCGTCGTCGACGCCGCCGGCGGCCCCGTCGACGTGGTCGTGTCGGACATGGCACCCAACATGTCCGGCGAGTACTCGCTGGATCAGGCCCGCTCGCTGCACCTCGCGCGGCAGGCCTTCGAGACCGCCCTCGAACTCCTCGACAGCGGCGGCGACTTCGTCGTGAAGGTCTTCGAGGGGCCGGACGTCGACGACTTCCGGGCCGACGTCGAGGAGGAGTTCCAGTACGTCCGCGCGACGTCGCCGAAGGCCAGCCGCGACGAGTCCTCGGAAGTCTACTTCATCGGAAAGGGCCGGCTCACCGCGACGGTGCGGCCGGGCGACGAACTCGAGGTCGAGATCGAAAGCGTCGGGAACGAGGGCGATGGCATCGCGTCGATCGACGGCTATCGGCTGTTCGTGCCGGGGACGGAAGAAGGCGAGACCGTCGCGGTTCGCGTCGAAGACGTAAAGCCGAACTTCGGGTTCGCTCAGCGGATCGACGAGGAGTAA
- a CDS encoding DNA polymerase sliding clamp produces the protein MFKAIVSAETLTSALDSVSVLVDECKIHLEEDGLEIRAVDPANVGMVDLSLDASAFESYEADGGLIGVDLSRLEDIAGMAESGQLIQLELDEETRKLHIQIDGLEYTLALIDPDSIRQEPDIPDLDLPAEVVLEGNDVNRSVTAADMVSDHIALGVDETEEYFYVDAEGDTDDVHLELTQEELIDLQVGPAHSLFSLDYLKDMNKAIPKDTEVTLDLGEEFPVKIYFGFGEGQGQVTYMLAPRIQSE, from the coding sequence ATGTTCAAGGCCATCGTGAGCGCCGAAACGCTCACCAGCGCGCTCGATTCGGTGAGCGTGCTGGTCGACGAGTGCAAGATCCACCTCGAGGAAGACGGACTGGAGATCCGGGCCGTCGACCCCGCGAACGTCGGGATGGTCGACCTCTCGCTCGATGCGTCTGCGTTCGAATCCTACGAAGCCGACGGCGGGCTCATCGGCGTCGACCTCTCGCGACTGGAAGACATCGCCGGCATGGCCGAATCCGGCCAGCTCATCCAGCTCGAACTCGACGAGGAGACCCGAAAGCTCCACATTCAGATCGACGGGCTCGAGTACACGCTCGCGCTCATCGATCCCGATTCGATCCGCCAGGAGCCCGACATTCCGGACCTCGATCTGCCCGCGGAGGTCGTCCTCGAGGGGAACGACGTCAACCGCTCGGTGACCGCCGCCGACATGGTCTCCGATCACATCGCACTGGGCGTCGACGAAACGGAGGAGTACTTCTACGTCGACGCGGAGGGCGACACCGACGACGTCCACCTCGAGCTCACCCAGGAGGAGCTGATCGACCTGCAGGTCGGTCCCGCTCACTCGCTGTTCTCGCTGGACTATCTCAAGGACATGAACAAGGCGATCCCGAAAGACACCGAGGTCACGCTCGATCTCGGCGAGGAGTTCCCCGTCAAGATCTACTTCGGCTTCGGAGAGGGGCAGGGTCAGGTCACCTACATGCTCGCGCCGCGAATCCAAAGCGAGTAA